The DNA region ACATACGCGAGGCTGTCGCCGCCGAGTCGGACATCGGGCGCGGTCACCGGCCCGGTCGCGTCGACCCGAACCAGCGCGACGCCGTCGAGGAACGCCGAGGACGCGGTGACGTCGTCGACGAGCGCCACCGCGGCACCGGTGTCGGCGAGCATGTAGCGCAGCCGGTCGACCGGCCACGACGGGTCTAGCGGCACGTACGCGCCGCCCGCCTTCCACACCGCGAGCAGCGCGACCACCAGGTCCGCCGACCGCTCGACACACAGCGCGACGGCCACCTCGGGGCCCACCCCGGCCGACCGCAGGCCATGCGCGACCTGGTTGGAGCGCTGGTCGAGTTCGCGGTAACTCAGGCTCGACTTATTGTCGGCCACCGCGACGGCGTCGGGCCGGGCGGCGACCTGGGCGGCGATGAGGTCGAGCGCGGTGGCCGCGTCGGGCAGCGGCAGCGCGGTGTCGTTCCAGCTGACGACCGCGCGGTGGCGCTCGTCGGGGGTGAGCAGGTCGACGTCGCCGATCCGGACGTCCGGGTCATCGACCACAGTGGACAGAAGGCGGACGAAGTGGTCGGCCAGCCGCTCGGCGGTGGCCGCGTCGAACAGGGCGGTGTCGTATTCGAGGTCGACGTGAAGGTCGTCGCCGTGTTCGGCGGCGGCCAGGGTCAGGTCGAACTTGGCGATGTCGGCCATGACGAACCGCGGCTCGGACACTGTCAGGCCGGGCAGGTCCAGCACCGGCGGGGGAGTGCTCTGCAGGGTCAGCTGCACCTGGAAGACCGGGGAGTACCCGAGGCTGCGATCCGGGTGCACCGCCTCCACGATCCGCTCCAGCGGCACGTCGGCGTAGCCGACACCGTCGAGGGTCACGTCGCGGACCCGGCCGACCAACTCGCGGAACGTCGGGTCGCCCGCCACCGACGTGCGCAGCGGCACGGTGTTGACGAACAGCCCGATCATCGGCTCGGCGTCCACTCTGGACCGTCCGCCGACCGCGGTGCCGACCACGATGTCGTCCTGGCCGCTGTAGCGGGCGAGCAGGGCCTGGTAGGCCGCGAGCAGGACCATGAACAGCGTCCCGCCCAGACCGTGTGTGGCGGCGCGAAGCCGGACGGCGAGTTCGCGGGGCAGGTCGAAGCTGTGCACGCGGCCCGCGTAGGTCTGCGTGTCCGGCCGGGGCCGGTCGGTGGGCATGGTGAGCAGCGGCGGCGCGTCGCGCAGCTGCTCGATCCAGTAGTCCAGGGCCATCGCGCCCATGGGGCCCGCCGCTTCCTCCCGCTGCCACGCGGCGAACTCGGGGTACTGCAAGGGCAACGGCTCCAGCGCGCCGCCGCCGTAGAGCGTGCCGACCTCGTCGAGCAGGATGGCCAGCGACCAGCCGTCGGAGACGATGTGGTGCAGGGTCACCATCAGGAAGTGGTCGTCGTCGGCCAGCCGCAGCAGCAGCACCCGCAGCAGCGGCCCCTCGGCCAGGTCGAACGGCCTGCGCGCCTCGGCCTGGATCTCCGCTTCCGCGTCCTCGATCGTCCGACAATCCCTTTGTTCAACAATAGAATTGTTCAACAAGGGGATTGTCGGATTGTTGACCACCTGGACGGGATGGCCGTCGCGCTCGGCGAACACGGTGCGCAGCGCGTCGTGCCTGCGCACGACCTCGGTGAACGCCGCCCGCAGTCGGTCGGTGTTCAGAGCGCCACCGATCCGCAGGACCGTGGGCACGTTGTAGAGCGCGGAACCGGGGTGCAGCTTGTCCAGGAACCAGAGCCGCTGCTGCCCGAAGGACGCGGGGGTCACCGGGACCCCACTTCCACGCCGCCGCCGACGAGCGCGTGCACCATCGCCTCGCGCACCGTCGCGGGCACCTGGCTGGCGAACTGCCGCAGGTAGGCCAGCGCGTGGTCGCGGTCGTCGCGCAGGAACGGGAAGTCCGTCGGCACCATGTGCCGCACCGCCAGCAGCGGCACCGGGCTGCTCAGCGGCCGGAAGTCCGGATTCCACAGTCCGCCCTTGTCCGGCGGTCCGTCGTGGAACTCGCCGATCATCAGGCCGCGCTCGACGTAGTCCTTCTTGAGCGCGTCCTGCGAGCCGTCGATCATCGCGTCGACGTCGCCGGGAAACAGGTCCGGGAACAGCACCAGGATCGTGGTCAGCTGCGAAGCGGGCTGCGTGCGGGGAGCCAGCTCCAGGAACCAGTCGCGGTAGGGGAGCAGCGCCGCGGCCACCTCGACCGGATCCTGCGGACGGCCGGGGTAGACCGTCAGGTAGAACTTGCGCCGGTCGATCGAGGCCTGGACGAACGGGCACACGCTTCCCTTGCGCCCCAGGCTTTCGTGCGGCCTGGTCAGGTACTGGCGGGCCCAGTCGAGGATGGTGCGCAGGTGGGCGCGGTACGGGGCGAACTCGACGGGGAGCAGGTCGTGCTCGATGTCGTCGACCTCGAGGAGGACTCTGGCGGGGTCTGTCGGACTGGTCAGCATGGTTACTTCCCCTTGACGCGACGGGCCAGGTGGCGGACCAAGGCGGTGCCCGCGGCGGCCGTGCCGGTGGCCACCGCGCAGGCCACCCACGCGAGCGTGGTGTTCTGCCTGCGCGAGCGGCGCAGCGCGTCCGCGTAAGGCGTCGTGGTGTGCGAGATCATCGTGTAGAGCGGAACCCACCGGTCGCCGAGCACCTTGTTCAGCGCCAGGTCGGCCTTCTTGCGGGCGAGGAACAGCGGCGAGGCGAGCCGGTCTCGCAACTCGATGAAATTCTCCGCGGAAAGATCGGCCAGCACATCGGTGTTCGCCTTGCGAATCTGTTGGTACTCGGCGAAAGCGGCGCCCCAGTCGGCCGGATGGCGGTCGAGGCACTGGTCGAGGGTCACGCAGTCCTCGAAGGCGGAGTTCATGCCCTGGCCGTAGAACGGGTACACCGCGTGGCACGCGTCGCCGAGCAGCGCGACCCGGTCGCCGAAGTGCCACGGCGCGGTCCGCACGGTGACCAGGTGGCCGACCGGCTGGCTGAGGAACTGGTCGACCACGTCGGGCACCAGGTCGAGCAGGTCGGGGAACCGGCGGGTCAGCAACTCGTCCACCGACTCGCGGGTGCGCAGGGTGGCGAAGCTGTCCGGACCCGCCAGCGGCAGGAAGATCGTCCCGGTGAGCGAGCGGTCGGCGTTGGGGTGGGCGACGATGAGGCCGCTGTCGGCGGGCCAGACGTGCAGCGCCTCCGGGTCGGTGCGCTGGTCGCCCGCCCCGCCCGCCTTGATCGACAGTTCCTTGTAGCCCCAGGGCAGGAACTCCTGGTGGTAGTCGGCGGGCTCGCCACGCTGCATCTGGGCGCGGACGGTGGAGAACGCGCCGTCGGCGCCGATGACGGTCTGGGTCAGCACCCGCTGTTCGCCGTCGGCGCCGTGGAAGCGCAGGTCGACCGGGGCGTGGTCGTCGCCTTTGGTCAGCGCGGTGAGCTTGGTGTCGAACTCGAAGGTCACCGACGGCAGCGCCTCGGCGGCGTCGAGCAGCACGACGTTGAGGTCGTGGCGCAGCACCGACCGCAGGATCTGGTCGTCGCTGGTGCCGTAGAGGTGGTAGCCGAGGTCGCCGTCCGGCAGGTGCACGACCCGCCCCCGCATCGGCGCCGCGTGGGCGAGCACGTGGTCGAGGAGCCCGGCGTGGCGCAGGGCGGTGATGCCGCGCTGCGACAGTCCCAGATTGATGGACCGGCCGTGATCGGCCAGGTTGACCCGTGGGTCCGGACGCCGTTCGAACACCCGCACGCGGCAGCCGCGCTGGGCGAGGAGAACGGCCATGAGGCACCCAGAAAGTCCCGCGCCGACGACGACGACGTCTCGGTCGGATAAACCCGCACCCACCTACGTCTACCCCTTTCGAGACAACTCAAACCGGCATCCCACCCAGGCGAGGCCCAGCCGCGCGACGACTATCGCCACGAGATTCGGGAGTTTCGCCTGCAGCTAGGACGCGCCAACCGGGTCCAGGTTCACCCGGAGAGTATCCATGATGGACAGAGGTTCGGATTGGTCCGACGCATCGAACCTGATTCCTCTCTTTGGCGTAGCGATTGGTCGCCGTCGCCGGAAGAGAAGTGCGCGCGACCAAAGTCCACGTACATGACCTGGGAAAGTTCGCTCGTTTGGCCTAGCCGGTTAGGGGTATTAAGGGTTGGCCACTCGAATGGAGCAGTATCTGGGAACGCGGGAACGAGTGGATTCGGACGGTGTGTTCCGGCGGGCTCGCCGCGGCCTTACACTCCGCGGATCAATTCATTGTGAACCTTTGTGGAATGACCGTTTGATCCATAGTGGACGGACTTAGTCCAGCAAGGACACTCTGGCGAGGCTGATACGGCGGCGGACCGGCGCGTAGTGCTCGGTGACGGCGACCATGAACGCGGTGACGTCGCCGGAGCGGGCCGCGCGGGCCATGTCGCGGTGCACCTCGACGGAATCGATCTCGTCCTCGACCGTGATCACCCGCCGCAGGTGCGGGGCGACGCCGCGGTAGACCTCCCAGAACGCGCCGGAGAGCTGGCTGATCAACTCGTTGCCCAGCGGACGCACGAGCAGGGCGTGGAACTCCCGACAGGTCTCGACGAACCCGTCGTCGTGCCCGCCGCGGGCGGCCATGTCGGCGACCAGTCCGTCGAGGGCGTCGAGGTGCTCCGGGGTCAGCGCGTCGGTGATCCGGTCGGCCAGGCCGCGCTCGATCAGCTCGCGCGCGTCGATGAGGTCGGACAGCGCCTGGAAGTCGTCGGGGCTGAGCAGGCCGCGGAAGGTCAGGCTCTCGACCAGAGCCGACAGGCTCAGCTTGCCGACATAGGTGCCGTGCCCGTGCCGAACCTCGACGATGTCGAGCGCGTTGAGCGTCTTGATCGCCTCGCGGATGCTCGACCGGCTCACGCCAAGGGCCACGCACAGCTCGGTCTCGGTCGGCAGCGCGTCGCCCGGCCGAAGCTCGTTCTCCAGGATGAAGTCCTTGATGCGCTCGGTGACCTGGTGGCGCAGTGTGCGACCAGCCTGCGCCGCGGCCGCACTGAAGATCTGGGAACCGGTCACCGCTCACCCCTCTCGTCCTCGGCCTACCTTCTCACGGTCCCTCGCACCGTCCGCGCTCACCGCTTCGGGTGAACGCTGTCCCGAACCGCGCTCCGCCTCGCTCTGTCGAGGTGATCGAGAGGAGCAGGTGTGCGGATGCACGTTCTGGCGGAGTACGAACCGCCTTACCTGGGCGAGGCCGAGGAATTCCGGTGGCGGATCCCGCCGCCCCGCCCGCCCGCCGTGGTGCGGGTCGTCCCGTTCGACGCGGGCCCCAGCCGGGCGACGCTGGCCCGGCTGTTCGGCCTGGTCTTCGAGGCCATGGAGGGCCGACGCCCAGTCGCCCAGCTGAGCGCGATCATGTCCCCGCAGGTCCACGCGGCCATGACGACCAGGACCAGGGCCACCGCGGGCCACCGGTTCCGCCTCCTGCGCCTGCACCCATGCCGGGTGGCCGCCGACGCGGTGGAGGTCTCCGCGACCGTCGACACCGGGCGGCGGGTGGTGGCGGTCGCGGCTCGGCTGGAGCGGGACGGGGACTGGCGGTTCACCTGCCTGCGCTTCCTCACCACCAAGGCGCAGGCTAGGCCGACGTGATCGCGCTGGGGCGGCGGCCTACGATCTCGCGGAACGCCCGAATCAGGGTGTCTGGGGCGTGGCCGGTCGGGGGCCACAAGTCGATCGGATCTCGCATGTCATCACGGTTTGTTCGGTTGTCCGCGCTCGCGGCGGCGATGCTGACCCTGTCTCTCAGTGCACCCGCGACGGCGCAGCAGGCTGTCGATGAGCCCAAGCTGGAGGTCACCGGAACGTTCGACCAGCCGTCATACCGCACCGGCGACCAGTTCAGGATCACGTTGTCCATTCGCAACGTGGGAGACACGACGCTGGAGAACGTCTACGGCCGCTACCGGACACTGACCTTCGGCGGGACCCGAATCGGCGGCTTCACCAACGAGATGATGTTCTTCTCCGGACCGGGTGTGACCTTGGCGCCTGGGGACTCGCTCTCGGTGAACGCGACGGGTGCGATCGGCGACTCCTCGGCGACCTCGGCCACCGTCGAGGTCTTCGCCGGATTCAAGCCCACCGACCGCCGCTTCGTACCCAACCACGCGTTCACCGCCCCGGTGACCCCGACGACCGGGCCCGCGGCGGGCATCGCGTTCGTCGATCGCAACGGCAACCACCAGGTGGATGCGGGCGAACCGCTCGCGGGCGTACGGGTCACCGCCCGGGAACTGAGCTCGTGGCAGAAGTACAAAGTCACGACCAGCGACAGCCTGGGTAGATTCGCCTTCGCCGACCTGCCGACGTTGTCGCACCGGTTCGAGGGAGTGACCGAGCGGGGGATTGTCTACTTCCCCGAGATTCGGGCCACCGTCGACCAGGCAGGTGCCGCCACCAATCTTCGGCTTGAGGGCACGGCCAGCGCCGAGTCGGGCAGGGCTCGCTATCGCGGGTTCACTGGCACCTGGCGGCCCCGGAGCGGCTGAACCCCCCTCACCCGTTCGTGCGGCTCCCTAGGATCTGACCATCCGCCCGCACTCGGGCGTCTGGGGCTATACGACTTTGATCGGATTTGTGATATCCGCACGTTTCTCGCGCCTGTCCGCGTTTGTCGCGGTGGCGTTCCTCGGCTTGGCAGTGGGCGCTCCCGCATCCGCGCAAGAGCCCGCCAAGCCGCGGCTGGAAGTCATCGGCACGTTCGACAAGGAGTCGTACACGATCGGCGACAGCTACGACTTCACGGTCAAGATCCGCAACCTCGGCGACACCCCGGCGGAGAACATCGTCGGACTGGTCAGGGGGCAGTTGATGAATCGCACCTTCCCCGGGGACCTGTCCTCCGAGGGGCCGGGCGCGACGCTGGCGCCGGGGGAGACGCGAGAGCTGAAGTTCGAGGAGGGGTGGATCCTCAACCCGAGCACCGACACCCTCGTCGTCAATGTGATCGTCGGCGCCAAGCCGGTCACCTTGGCCGACGGGCACCAGTTCAGCGTGCCGGTGAAGGTGGTGACCCACCCGCTGGACGGCTTGGTCTACGCCGACCGCAACGGCAACAAGAAGCCGGACGCGGGCGAGGGCTTGCCGGGTCTGCCGGTGGAGGTGTTCACCATTTACAACTACAAGGTCATCCAGCGGGCCGTCACGGACGACACGGGCAGGTTCCACCTCAAGGCCCTGCCCAGTATGCGCCATCAGGTGATGGTCGCCGCCCAAACGCCGGGCGTGGTGTTCGGGTCCGACTATGTCGCAGTGGACCAGACCACCGTGGAGGTCCTTGGAGCGGTGACGCCGAGCCGCGTGTCGGCCACGGTGGGTTTCAGCGAGCGCCACTACGAGGTAGGCGACAGCGCGAAGGTGTCGATCCAGATCGCCAACCTGGGCGACGCGACGGTCCACGGTCTCAAGCCGAAGTGCGAGTCGAGCGCCGGTCATCTCACCATCTCCGACGAGGCGTGGGGTGAGTGGGATCCGAAGGGCGGCGGCGTATCGCTCGACCAGGGGATCACCAAGTCGTTCAGTGTCACCGGAACCGTGCCCGCGGGCGCCGCGGACCTGGGCAATGTGTCGTTCACCTGCTATCTGAATTCCGCCCAGGGAGCGGTCACCACGTTGTCGGCTGTCGCCGAGGTCAAGGCCGACTCTGTCGTCGTGCCGACCACGACGACGACCGTCGCGACCACGCCGACCACGACCACGCCGACCACGACCACGCCCGTACCGCAGGCCGCCAAGGGCCCGGCCGACGACCTGCCGGACACCGGCGCGAACGTCATCGGGCTCGCGGTGGGCGCGGTCGCCGCCCTGCTGGCCGGTGTCGGCGCGATCCTGTTCGCACGCAGGCGCCGCTCCGCCTGACCCGGTGCTAGACGACCACTGAGTCGAGCAGTCCCCGCCGGGCCGCTCGGGTCTGGTCGTCGTGGGCTTCGCCGAACACGGTGACGACCTCGTCGAACAGCTCCGAGTGGTCCCGGCCACCTGCTCGCCGAGTGGGGGTGGGTCGCGTGCCCAGGCCTTTGGCCGGGCCCGCGACCCGGCCACCCGCCTAAACTGAGCCATGGCCTATGACGAGGGAGTGGCCGCGCGGGTGCGGGATCTGGTCGGCGACCTGCCCGGCATGGTCGAGAAGAAGATGTTCGGCGGCCTGGCGTTCCTGTTCCAGGGCAACATGTCCGTCGGCGTCCACGCCGACGAGCTGATCGTGCGGCTCGACCCGGACAGCATCGCCGCCGCGGTCCAGGAGTCCGGGGTGCGGCCGTTCGAGGTCGGTGGGCGGTCCATGAAGGGCTGGATCCTGGTCGACCCCGAGGCCCACGACCTGGGCCCCTGGGTCGACAAGGGAGTCGACTACGCCGGATCGCTGCCGCCCAAGTGACCTGGTGTTAGAGCGCGACCGCGACACCTCTGGGCAACTGGACCAGCCGGGTGCCGTGGGCGGCCGACAGCGCGGCGGCGTCGTCGAGGAAGCCCGGCCAGTCCAGCCGGGCCACCGGCCGCGGTGGCTCGCTCAGCGGGCGGAAGAAGTTGTCGTGGTGGCACGGGATGATCACCTTCGGCCGCAGCCGCTCACCGAGCCGCTCGAAATACCGCGCAGTGCCCTGCCGCGCCGCGAGGCACGCGATCAGCACGTCCGCCGGTCGCTGCCTGGCCAGCGGCGCGTCCTCGATGCCCGCGCTGGTCTGCAGGTGGATGGCCACGCCGCCGACCTCGACGCGGTAGGCGAACACCTGGCCGCGCGGCCACCGGAACACGGTGCGCGGCAGTCCGGTCCCGCGCAGTTCGAGCACGTCGATCCGCCCCGCCACCGGCACCGTCCCGTGCCGGGACGCGACGGCCTCGACGGTGAACGGCCCGATCTCGACCTTCGCGCCGTCGGTCATGGTGCGCAACTGCCCGTCGCCGACCCCCTGCCGCCCGCAGATCTCCGTGGTCGTCGCGCTGCCATGCACCACGCACGCGGGATTGGCCAACGCCAGCGGCGCGACATCCATCGCGTGATCGAAGTGGGTGTGTCCGACAAAGATGGCGTCGACCTGCCCGAACGTGTCCGCGATGAGCCCGCGGTCCGGCCGCGCGGGCCGCAGGAGGGTGTCGAGGACGCCGGGGTTGCTGGCGAAGGGGTCGAAGCAGATCCGGGTGCCGTCCAGCTCCATCAGGAACCCCGCGCAGCCGGTCCAGGTGATCCGCCCGCCCAACTCACGCCCCAGCCACCCGGCCTCGGGCGCGTCCGTGGCGAACGGAGTGGGCGCCGCGCCCGGCAGCATCATGGGCAGCACACACGTCAGGCACATGGCCCCGACACTACCCACGGTCACCCGCCCGATCGCCGATTCGTGGCACCACACCACCCACGTGGCGCTTTGTCGCCCGGTCGAGCGAGATCCACTCTGGACCAATGGCCAGCACCTTCCAACGCCGCAAGATCACCAACGTCTTCCGCGCCATGGACCTGGACAACGACGGCTACCTCACCGAGTCCGACTTCGCCGCCCTCACCACCCGTTGGACCACCATCCTCGGCGCGTCCCCCGGCTCCGCGGACCACACCCGCGTCCAGGCGATCATGATGGGCTGGTGGACCACCCTCCACGCCGCCTCCGACGGCGACGACCGGGTGACGGTTGAGGAGGTGTTGGCGGTCGTCGACCACCTCTCCACCATGACCGAAGCCGTCACCGCCACCGCCCATACCCTTTTCGACGCCACTGACCACAATGGCGACAACGCCATCACCGCGGCTGAGTATCGGACCTTGGTGGAAGGGTGGAACGGGTCGCAGGCGGACGTGGACGAGGTCTTCCCTCTTCTCGACCTGGATGGCGACGGCACAATTTCCCGTGACGAGTTCACCGAACACTGGATCGAATTCTGGTCAGGCGATAATCCGGACGCTCCGGGGACCTGGGTCTTCGGCCGCTTCGACTAAAGACGGCAGGCCGCCGGGCGCCGGCCGATCTAGCAGCGGCTATGAGCCTGGTTGGCCGCTCGCCGCCGTGACCAGCTCCGTCGCCTGCCCGCGTGGGTCGGGCGGCCCATCCGGAGGTGGAACCCCCACAATGGGTGCCATGACGGACGCGCAACCGTTCGCACACCTCGCCGCACCCAACGCACGTTTGTATCGCGATGTCCTGACGGTGTTCGCGCGGGCCCGCGACCGCTTCATCGTGCATCTGCGTCCGGAGGATGTCGCGACGGACCTCGGCCGCCCCGGTGACACCGAGCAGGTCGGCGCGGCGGTGGAGCAGCTGGTCGCGTGGGGAAATCTGCGTTCCGACCCGGACACCGGCCGGGTGACCACCGTCGCCGACTTCCACCGTGCCCGCTACCTCTACCAGCTCACCGGAGCCGGTCAGGCCGCCGAGGAAGCGATCGCGGTCTACGAGGAGGCCATCGGCCGACGTGGGTCGCTGCAGTCGGTCGCGCTCGCGGACATCGCGGTGCAGCTGCGCGCGCTCGTGGAGGTCGCTCGCGGAGAAGACCTTGATCCGGCGAAGGTGCATCTCCTGCTGCTCGCCCTCGCCGACCGCTTCACCGGACTGGCCGACAACGCGCAGGCGTTCATGGCCTCGCTGCGCCGAGTGATCGACTTCGCGGACGGCGACGTCGCGGCCTTCGTGGCCTACAAGCAGCGGCTCATCGGCTACGTCGAGCGGTTCATCGCGGACCTGGCCGACCGCGGCGCCGAGATCGCCGGGCTGCTGGCGCGCATCGAGGCCGATGACGTCGAACGCCTGCTGGCCGTCGCCGCGCGTCGGGAAGCCGAGGACGCCGTTCCGGACGAGGACGGCTACGCGGATGTCCTGGCCGCCGCCGTGGCGGGCTGGCGCAACCGATGGCGTGGACTGCGCGACTGGTTCCTGTCCGCGGACGCGCGGCACCCTTCGCAGGCCCGGTTGCTCCGCGGCGCGGCGCTGAACGCGATCACCCAGCTCATCGACACGGTGTCCGCGCTGAACGAGCGCCGGTCCGGAAGGTCGGACCGGGCCGCCGACTTCCGTGCGCTCGCCCGATGGTTCGCCAAGACCCCCGACGACGCCGCGGCGCACCGGCTGTGGAGGGTCGCGTTCGGGCTGACCAGCACGCGACACCTCACCGTGACGGCCGCGACGCTGGACGCCTGGGAGGCCGACCAGCCGACCCCGCAGACGCCGTGGGCGGACGCGCCCGCCGTGCGGATCAGCCCCCAGCTGCGCAAGACCGGCGCCTACGAGCGGCGCGGCAGGCAGTCCCAGATCACTGATCGGCACGCCCATCGCCAGTTGCTGCTCGCCCACGCCGAGCGGGAAGCCGACGAAGTGGCCGAAGCCAGACGCCGCCTGGCCACCGACGGCCCGGTGCTGCTGTCCGACCTTGGCGTGTTGGAAGCGCGAACGTTTCGGCTGTTCCTGGGTCTGCTGGGGGACGCGCTGTCCGCGCGGTCGCCGGACGACACGGAGGTCAAGACGACCACCGGCGACGGTTCGATGGAGATCCGGTTGTCCCTGGTCGCCGACGGCGGCGAGGTCGCCATCGACACCGAAGACGGTGTTCTGCGTGGACCTGAGCACGTCATCGACATCATCGACCTCATGCGGGGGACGGCGTGACAGTGACGGATTCGCTGGCGGGCGATCGGGCCCAGCAGCGGCGCAAGGCGCTGCGCGCGCTCCTGGTCCGGCCCCTGCTCGTGGCGGGGCGCGACGACGAGGCGATCAGGCTGGTGCGCGGACACGCGGGTGAGCTGCGCGAGTGGCTGGCGCGCGAGGCCGGGTGGCGCCTGCAGGTGGACGCGGAGTCCGTGCGGCTGTTCAAGACCGCGCCGACCACCACAGACAGCACGCACGCCGCTCGGGACGACAAGGGGAAGCCCGCGTTCGGCAGGCGGCGGTATGTCCTGCTGTGCCTGGCGCTGGCGATCCTGGAACGCGCCGACGCGCAGATCACCCTCGGCAGGCTCGCGGAGGGCGTCATCGCGGCGGCGGCCGAGCCGGATCTGGCCGCCGCTGGAGTCTCGTTCACGTTGAGTCGCCGGGACGAGCGGTCCGACCTGGTCGCGGTCGTGCGGCTGCTGTTGGAGTGGGGTGTGCTCGACCGGGTCGCGGGCGAGGAGGACGCTTACCTGTCCGACACCGGCGACGTCCTCTACGACGTTCGCAGGCGAGTGCTCGCCGCATTGCTCACCGGTCAGCGCGGTCCGTCCACAATAGACACAGACACCTTCGAGCGCAGGCTGGCCGAACTGACCGACGAGCCCGCGCCGGACACCGATGAGCTGAGGACCCGTGCCCTGCGGCACCGCCTGACCCGTCGGCTGCTGGAGGACCCGGTCGTCTACTACGACGAACTCACCCCAGACGAGCGGGCCTACCTGGTCAATCAGCGGCACGCCATCACCCGCCGCATCACCGAGGCCACGGGCCTGATCGCCGAGATGCGCGCCGAAGGGGTCGCCATGGTCGACGCCGACGACGAGCTCACCGATGTGCGGATGCCCGAGCAGCGCACGGATGGCCACGTCACCCTTCTCGTCGCCGAGCGGCTCGCGACCGCGTCGGAACCAGTGTCGATCGATACGTTGGCCAGGTATGTCCGCACCCTGGCCGCCCAACACGTGACGTACTGGCGCAAGGGCGTCACCGAGCCAGGCGCCGAACTGGAACTCCTCGATGTGGCGCTGGGCAAGCTGCGCGCGCTGCGGCTCGTCGCCGATCTGCCCGGTGCGATGGTCGTTCCGCTGCCCGCGATCGCCCGCTACGCCGTCGACGCCCCCACGATCAGGTCAGGAAAGGCGCGATGACCCAGGAGCCCCGGACCCAGCGCTGGCAGCCACTGCGCACCGGCTTGGTCGACCTCTTCTACTACGACGTCGAGGAATTCCACTTCCACGACGGCCGCCTGCTGTTCCGCGGCAACAACGGGACAGGCAAGTCCAAGGTCCTCGCGTTGACCCTGCCGTTCCTGCTCGACGGCGACCTTGCCCCGCACCGCGTCGAACCCGACGGCGATCGCAACAAGCGCATGGAATGGAACCTGCTGCTCGGCGGCAGACATCCGCACAGCGAGCGCCTCGGCTACACGTGGCTGGAGTTCGGCAGACTGGACGAGAATGGTGCGCCGGAATACCGCACGATCGGCTGTGGCCTCAAGGCCGTCGCGGGCCGCGGCATGGCACGTCACTGGTTCTTCGTCACCAGCCAGCGCGTCGGGCCGGAGTTCTCGCTGGTCAGCCCGACCAAGGTCGCCCTCACGCGGGAACGGCTCAAAGAGGCGGTGGCAGGGTTCGGGACGGTCTACGACACGGCGACCGACTATCGGCGGGCCGTGGACGAGGCCCTGTTCGGCCTCGGTTCCCATCGGTACGAGGCATTGGTCAACCTGCTCATCCAGCTTCGCCAGCCGCAGTTGACCAAGCGGCCGGATGAGAAACTGCTGTCCCGTGCGCTGACCGAGGCGCTGCCTCCGCTGGACCAAACGCTGGTTGCGACCGTCGCCGACGCTTTCCGCGGTCTGGACGAGGAACGCGACGCGGTGCTCGGCCTGAGCGAGGCGAAGTCGGCCGCCGAGACGTTCCTCGGGCACTACCGCCGCTACGCGAGCGTGGCCGCCAAGCGCCGAAGTGTCCAACCCCGGCGCGCGCACAGCAAGTACGAGAAGCTCAGCGCGAGCCTGACGGAGGCGGACGCGGCGTTCCACGCGGCGGTGACCGCGTTGGCCGCGGCCGAGACCAAGCTGGCTGAACTCGCGTCGGAACGGGCCGTGGTCGACGCGCGGATCCGGGCGCTGGAGAACAGCCCCGAGATGGACAACGCGCGCAAGCTGGCGGACGCGCGCGAAGAGGCCGATCGGCTCGCCCGGTTCGCTCAGGCGCGCGAACGCGACCAGGTCGCCGCCGCAGAGGGCCTGAACGCCAAGCGCGGCAAGCTCGATCGGGTCCGGCGGGACGCCGAGGGAGATGCCGCCGCCCTCACCAG from Alloactinosynnema sp. L-07 includes:
- a CDS encoding TIGR02678 family protein, whose amino-acid sequence is MTVTDSLAGDRAQQRRKALRALLVRPLLVAGRDDEAIRLVRGHAGELREWLAREAGWRLQVDAESVRLFKTAPTTTDSTHAARDDKGKPAFGRRRYVLLCLALAILERADAQITLGRLAEGVIAAAAEPDLAAAGVSFTLSRRDERSDLVAVVRLLLEWGVLDRVAGEEDAYLSDTGDVLYDVRRRVLAALLTGQRGPSTIDTDTFERRLAELTDEPAPDTDELRTRALRHRLTRRLLEDPVVYYDELTPDERAYLVNQRHAITRRITEATGLIAEMRAEGVAMVDADDELTDVRMPEQRTDGHVTLLVAERLATASEPVSIDTLARYVRTLAAQHVTYWRKGVTEPGAELELLDVALGKLRALRLVADLPGAMVVPLPAIARYAVDAPTIRSGKAR